GTGGCACGCATTCCGCGAAGCGGGCAAGAGCAAGGTTCTCTCCAACACGGCCGTCGCCGAACTCGAACGGCCGGCGGTGAGCCAGTCGATCGGCACGGCGCCGCCGCTGCAGGGCCCGGAACCCGACGGTGAAGACGCGCCGGTCTACGCGACCGAGGTCGATGCATCGGTGGACGATGCCGAAATCTCGCCCGACATCGCGCCCTGGACGCCGCTCGCGCCCGAAATCCTGCACAGGAAGCTGAACTCCTCGAAGCTGCGCGGCATCGGCCACTGGTCGGTGCTGGCCATTGTCCCGGTCGCGGCGGCGGCGAGCCTTCTGGCGGTGCGCGCCGGGGTGAACCCTTATGCGCTGTGCCTTGAATGGTGGGACGTTCTGTTCGGCTCGATCTTCCTGACGGCCTGCCTGGCTTTCCTCGTTCTCGCCGTCTGGAAACCGGCCATGGGCCGTTGGCATCCGGGCGCTCCGGCGCTGGGCGTGGCTCTGATGGTCCTGCCGCTCTGGGCCGGGATGAACGCGGCCGTTGGCTCCGGCTGCCGGGTCGAGAGGCCGGTCATGCCGGCCGCAAACGAGCTCGTTCCGCCTTTGCCGCCGGTCATCATGGTGTCCTCGCTGGTCCTAGCCGATGTGCCCATGCCGGTGCCGAGACCCCCGGAACTGCACTACAAATCCCCGCTGAAAGGGGTTGATCAGGCTTTCAAAAAGTCGGTTCAGCTGCAGCCCCCGCCGCCGGGAATGTAACAGTTCGGCCACAGCGTCCAGACCGGTTGAAAACGGAGGCCATTGCGACACGCTTTGGCCCCAAAGTGCTGGCTTTTCCTGATGTCACGAAGCCGCGAGTCGCCCGAAGGGTCCGGGCTACGGTCGTTGTCCATTAACCGGGTGCGTGTTACGCGGAACTCCGCTGGCACGGGGCATTCGCGTCAGGGGATTTTTGTCGAGATGAGGGTATCGGGGATTTTCGCGTTCGCCTGCGCTGCGGCATCGCTCGCAGCAGGCTCCGCCTTTGCGCAGCAGGTCGCGCAGGTCGAGTGGCAGCAGCGCTTCGACAGCGCGCCGGCCGGCCAAACCATGCCGAAAAGCTCGGTGCCGATCCTCTCGAAGCAGACACTCGATGCGAGCCAGTACGCGCTTCAGCAATATCAGCAGATCGAAGCCCAGGGTGGCTGGCCGGCCATTCCGGAAGGCCCGGTGCTCAAACTCGGGACGCGCCATCAGGATGTGCCGGTGCTGCGCCGCCGTCTTGAGATCTCGGGCGATCTGCCGGCCAATCTCGGCACCTCGGATGTGTTCGACAGCTATGTCGATGCGGCGGTGAAGCGCTTCCAGGCGCGCCACGGCCTGATCGTCAACGGCGCGGTCGGTCCCGACAGCCGCAAGGCGATGAACATTCCGGCGAGCGTGCGCCGCCATCAGATCGAAACCAGCATGCAGCGTCTGGCGACGCTGACGAAAAAGCTCGACCGCCGCTTCGTCACCGTCAATCTGCCCGGCGCACAGGTCGAAGCGGTCACCGACGGCGTCGTCGAACTGCGCCACACCGCGGTCGTCGGCAAGATCGACCGCGCGTCTCCGCAGCTTGCGGTGAAAATCCAGGAAGTGAACTTCAATCCGTATTGGACGGTGCCGACATCGATCATCCGCAAGGATCTGATCCCGAAGATGCAGAAAGAGCCGGACTATCTGACGAAGAACCACATCCGCATCTTCACGCAGCGCGGCGATGAGCTTCTTCCCGAGCAGGTAAACTGGCAGTCGGACGAGGCGATGGATTACCGCTTCACGCAGGATCCGGGCGATCTCAATTCCATGGGCTCGATGCGTCTGAACATGCCGAACAAAGACGGCGTGTACATGCATGACACACCCTCGAAGGGCCTGTTCGGCGAAAACGCGCGCTTCCATTCTTCGGGCTGCGTGCGCGTGCAGAACATCCGCGAACTCGCCACGTGGCTTCTGGCGGAAACGCCGGGCTGGGAGCGTGCGCAGATCGACGAGGCCATCAAGTCGGGCGGGCGCATCGACGCCAAGATCAAGCAGCCGGTTCCGGTGCACTGGGTCTACATCACGGCCTGGGCCGATCAGGACGGCGTCGTCCAGTTCCGCGACGACATTTACAATCTCGACGGCGTTGGTGAAGTCGCCTCCCTTCAGTGATCCGAACGAGCCGGACCTCGGCGAGGTCTATCTCGAAATGACCTCGATCGGCGGGGCCCTGAAGGTATCCGCCATTCATGTCGCAACGGGCGTCGAAGTCTCGAGCATGGCGCCGGCCAATGCCGCCCGCGCCGATCTGCAGCGCCTGATGCTCGGTAAATTACGCGCCCGCCTGAAGCGCGAAGGGCGGATTTGAATAGAGAAAAGGCGCCGCAACGATGCGGCGCCTTTTTTCTTTGTCTTACGTTTCTCAGAGAATGCCGGCGAGAATGGCCATGCCGGACAGCGCCCCCGCAGCACCCGCGACGCGGACGAGAACGTCGCTCTGCTGCGCGCTGATCGTGGCGAGAACGAAGCTTCCGGCAATTCCGCTCACATGCAGGATCGCCGTCGCCAGCATAAAGCCCAGACCGTAGAAAAGGCCGCTCGCATCCGCCGGCATTTCCGCGCCATGCGCATGGCCGTGGAACATCGCGAACAAGCCGACAAGGGCCGAGACGGCTGCGACCGGCGCCTTGACGCCGAACGCCACCGCCGCGCCGAAGACGATGATCGACAGCGCAATGCCGGTTTCGACGAAGGGCATGTGGATGCCGGCAATGCCGAGCGCGCCGCCCGCGGCCATCAGAAGGACGAAGCTCGCAGGGACGGCATAGAGCGCGCGGCCGCCGAGCTGGAAGGCGAGAAGGCCGACAAGAACCATCGCCAGAATATGGTCGAGGCCCGAGACCGGATGCGCAAAGCCGTGGAAGACGCCGGACGCGTGGCCGGCTCCGGTATGGGCGAAAGCCATCGACGGAAAGAGCGCGGCCATGGCGATGGCGGCGTGCAGAGATCTGATCTTCATGCGTGGTTCCCCGACCCTTGAGAGGCAAAAAGCGTCAATTCCAATGCAAGAAGCGTGACACGGATTGAGGCACACTGAAAAGACGGGCCTCAGTTTTCTCATCGTCGTTCTCGCCGATTGGGCGGCGAATTTCCGAAGGACGATAACGGCTTGAGGGAGTGCGGGTGGGCCGCGATACCGGCGGTTCACCCGTTTTACCTTAGAGCGCATCTAAAATACTGATATTGCAGGCTAATTACTTTTGCCGTAAGCGCAGATGACGGGCAGGCGTCGTGCCGCCCGGTGTGAGCGTCATGGCCGAACCCGCAGACATCGCGGCTTTGTATCTGTCGGAGAGCGCGCGGCTGCGCCGCAAAGTGGCGCGCATGGTCGGCGATCAGGCGACGGCCGCCGATCTCGTTCACGACATTTTCCTCAGGCTGTGGCGTAGAGCCGAGCCGCTCGATGGCAATGATGCGGCGTATCTGACGCGCAGCGCCCGCAATGCCGCGATCGATCATCTGCGCGCCGAGCGCATCCGCTCAGATTTCGTCAAGGGCACGGTGCCCGAACAGCATTACGCCGGCCTGCCGTCGCCGCATGCGGTG
Above is a window of Terrihabitans soli DNA encoding:
- a CDS encoding L,D-transpeptidase family protein codes for the protein MRVSGIFAFACAAASLAAGSAFAQQVAQVEWQQRFDSAPAGQTMPKSSVPILSKQTLDASQYALQQYQQIEAQGGWPAIPEGPVLKLGTRHQDVPVLRRRLEISGDLPANLGTSDVFDSYVDAAVKRFQARHGLIVNGAVGPDSRKAMNIPASVRRHQIETSMQRLATLTKKLDRRFVTVNLPGAQVEAVTDGVVELRHTAVVGKIDRASPQLAVKIQEVNFNPYWTVPTSIIRKDLIPKMQKEPDYLTKNHIRIFTQRGDELLPEQVNWQSDEAMDYRFTQDPGDLNSMGSMRLNMPNKDGVYMHDTPSKGLFGENARFHSSGCVRVQNIRELATWLLAETPGWERAQIDEAIKSGGRIDAKIKQPVPVHWVYITAWADQDGVVQFRDDIYNLDGVGEVASLQ
- a CDS encoding DUF6898 family protein, whose product is MKSPPFSDPNEPDLGEVYLEMTSIGGALKVSAIHVATGVEVSSMAPANAARADLQRLMLGKLRARLKREGRI
- a CDS encoding HupE/UreJ family protein → MKIRSLHAAIAMAALFPSMAFAHTGAGHASGVFHGFAHPVSGLDHILAMVLVGLLAFQLGGRALYAVPASFVLLMAAGGALGIAGIHMPFVETGIALSIIVFGAAVAFGVKAPVAAVSALVGLFAMFHGHAHGAEMPADASGLFYGLGFMLATAILHVSGIAGSFVLATISAQQSDVLVRVAGAAGALSGMAILAGIL
- a CDS encoding RNA polymerase sigma factor, with the protein product MAEPADIAALYLSESARLRRKVARMVGDQATAADLVHDIFLRLWRRAEPLDGNDAAYLTRSARNAAIDHLRAERIRSDFVKGTVPEQHYAGLPSPHAVLEAREGLTQVDTAIRGLPERTRHIFLLNRVHGSSYPDIAAAMGISPSAVEKHMARALSALRRAVEES